CGACGCCGGCGTCCACCAGATCGACGGCGTCGCGGTGATAGAAGACGTGGGCGATCACGCGCAAGCGGCGCCGGTGCGCCTCGTCGATGATGGCGCGGTAGACCGGGGCGCTCAGCTTGGGCGCGCGGCCGTTCCGGTCGTCCACCCAGATCTTGACCATGTCCACCTGGCGCGACGCCAGCTCCGCCACCGCGCGCCGGCCATCGGCCGCGGTTGTCACCTCGTAGGCAATGCCGGCGTAAGTCGCGCCGCCGGGGCCGGCGTTCGGCGCGCCGATGCCGCGGCCGGCGACCTGCAACAGGGCGCCGCCGGGGCGGCCGCGCGACTGTTCCGCGCGCAGTTGATAGAAGAGTTCGCCGGTCTCGATGCCCTGGGACTGGACCACGCCGACACCGAAGTAGAGCGCGCGCGCCAGGTCGCTGACGACCGTCTCGCGCGTGTAGTTGGCGGCCGAGTAGGTCAGGCCCTGCTGAAACCCCGGATGCACGTGCGTGCCGATCAACACCGGCATCACGGTCTTGCCGGAAAGATCGACGCGCGGCACCGACGCCGCGGCGCGAATCTCACCGGCGCGGCCGACCCGCGCAAACGCGCGCTGCTCAACGAGGATGGCCGAGCGCTCAATGACGGGACCGCCGTCGCCGGGAATGAGGCGGGCGTTTTCGTAAAGGACCGGGCCCTCGGCGCGGACGGCCGGGGCCGGCGCCGGCGCCGGCGCCTGCCCGCGCAGCCCCATGACCGCAGCCGCGACCAGCACGCACACACCGAGCATCACGTTCCGCATGACGCGCAATATACCAGCCCGCGGCCGGCGTTCAGGGTTTGGGGATCCGCAAGGTCGCGCTGACCATGGCGCTGCCACTGGCGGCGAAGATCAACGCGAGGGGGTGCAGCAAGGCGGGGCCCACCTTGTACACGCCGAACCAGAGACGCTCGTCAACGTAGCCAAGGTAGAACGCCAGCCCCAACAACAGGACCAGGAGCACGCTGGTCGGGATCGGTGTGCCTTCGAAGTACTTCACCTTCCCGGTGCCGGCATCAGTGAGCTCCGCGGCGGTGGCGTTGAAGCGCGCAAGACGACTGACGCCGCAGACCACGAAGTAGGTGAGGATGGTCATGTCCCAGCCGCCGCGCAGGCCGAGGGTAAAACCAAGCACGGCCGGGGCGACGCCAAACGAGATCACGTCGGCCAGAGAGTCGAGATCGGCGCCCAGGAAGGACTGCCGCCGCGTATCGAGACGCGCCACGTAGCCGTCGAGCACGTCGAACACCAGGGCCCCCGGCAGCAGGAAGAAGGCCGCCCAGAAGAACCGGCGGTTGTCGGTGGCGATGTAGTCGAGGCAGAGGAAGATCGAGATGGTGCCGCACGCGGCGTTGGCAATGGTCAGCAGATCGGCCCACGTGAACGACCGCAGCATCGACATGCGCCGGCGAGGGTCCGTCATGCCCCCAGCCTATCAAACCGCGTCGCCGTTAACCTTTCCCGGGCCAATCCGTATTTAGGGGTATGACACAACGCGTTCTTGCCGCCGCCTTCGCCGCCCTGACCCTGCTGGCCACGGCCGCGCCGTCGGCGGCCCAGCCGGCGCCGGCCCAACCGCCCACGCCGCCGACGCCGCCCGGCGCCGCGGTGCCGCTCTACCAGGCCCCTGTCGATGCGCACACCACGCGGGAACAGGTCCAGGACATCCTGCGGCAGTATCCACCCGCGGTCGGCGAGACTCTGAGGCGCGACCCCACGCTGCTTGACCGCGCCGACTACGTGGCCCCGTATCCGCAGCTGGTCGCGTTCCTGCAGCAGCATCCGGAGGTCATGCGGAACCCCTCGTTCTACTTCGGCGGCTATGACTACTATGAACGGCGCCAGCCGATGTCGCCGGAGATGGAAGCCCTCGGCGTGCTGCTGGGCGGCATGGCCGGGATCCTCGGCGTCGGCGTCTTCGTCGGCGTGCTGGCCTGGATCATCCGGGCCGTCATTCAGCATCGGCGCTGGTTGCGGCTGTCACAGGTGCAATCGGACGTGCACGTGAAACTGATGGACCGCATGACCACCAACGAAGAGCTGCTCGCCTACATTCAGAGCCCGGCCGGACGGCGGTTCCTGGAGTCGGCGCCGATTCAGCAGGAAGCGGACGCGCCCCGCCAGGGGGCGCCGGTCGGGCCGATCATCTGGTCGATGATGGCCGGTATCGTGCTCGCGACGGTCGGCGTCGGCTTCCGGCTGGCGGCGCAGTCGGTGACCAACGAAGCGCAGCAGGCCTTTATCGTGGTCGGCGTGATCCTGATGACACTGGGCGCGGGCTTCGTCCTCGCGGCCACCATGGCCTACCTCGTCTCGTCGCGGCTTGGCCTGTTCCCGGCGCCGGCCGCCGCCCACGACCCGAGTTCCGGTAATGCGTGATCTCGCACTGACCGACATGGAACGCCTCGGCGCCTTTGACGAAGCCGAACGAACGTTCCAGATGACCGAGGAAGCCTTCCGCGTCTTCTACGAGCTGACGGCGCGGCCGGTGCGCGTGTATCTGTCGCGCATGACGGGCGATGACCGCCTCGCCGATGACCTGCTGCAGGAGGCCTATTACCGGTTCCTGCGATCGAACGCGGCGTTCGACAGCGATGACCACCGGCGTAACTACCTGTTCCGCATCGCCACCAACCTGGTGCAGGACCACCGCCGGCGGCCCCGCGTGGAAGTGGCGGCCACCACCGCGGCGCAAGAATCGGTGGCCGCGCCGGCCGATGCGCACAGCGCCGATCGCGCCGCGGCCCGCATCGACCTGTCGCGCGCCATGGAGCAGCTGAAACCACGCGAACGCAGCCTGCTCTGGCTGGCCTACGCGCAGGGGTGGTCGCACGAAGAAATCGCCGTGGCCCTCGGCGTGAAGACCGCGAGCCTGAAGGCCATGCTCTTCCGCGCCCGCCATCGCCTTGCCGTGTTGTTGAAGATCCCCGGAGGCCGGTCGTGACCCGTTACGAATGTGTCCACGAAGATCGCGTCGTCAACGCCGTGCTGTCTGGCCGGTGGCCTGACGCCGACCATGAACTGGTCGCCCACGCGGCACAGTGCGCGATCTGCGGCGAGGTGGCCGACGTGGCGGTGGCGCTCCGCCTGGATCACGACCAGGCGCGTCGTGAGGTCCAGGTGCCGGTCGCCGGCCAGGTGTGGTGGCGGTCCGCGGTCCGCGCCCGCCTCGAGTCGGCGCAGGCGTCAACCAGGCCCATGACCTGGCTGCACGGCATCACCGCGGCCATCACCATCGGCATCATGCTGGCCGCCATCGGCATGGCGTGGCCGTCGATTGCCGGCGGCGTGGAGTGGGCGCGCGAGTCGGTCGTGCCGCTGCTGGCGAGCGGCGCGGGGTCGGGGCCGGTGGCCGGCGTCGTGCGGCAGACGGTGCTCGTCGCCCTCGCCGCGGCGGCGTGCATCGTGATTGCGCCGGTGCTGCTCTACTTCGTGCTGTCGAGCGACTAGGGCCGCAGATCCTCGACACGACATCAACAGCCGCAGAGCATCGACACGAAATCAACAGCCGCAGATTATCGTAGAGCACATCCACAGCCGCAGATTATTGCGGACCAGACCGCGGCCCGGAGCCTCGCGCCCGAGTCGCCCCCGACGCCCATTCCGTCCGAGATTCTCGATCGTCCGTGCGCATGCTGATCGCTTTGCCGGCGCGGCATCGTAGAATGAACGCGCCTGCTCGCTGTCACCTTGAAGGCGAGATTAACGCACGCCTCGCACAGAAACTTTCTAACACGCCCGCCTCAGAACTGCCCGGGGACATCTGTGTCTAATCTGCGGCTGTGCAGTCTGCGGCTGTGTATTCTGCGGCTTATGTAATCTGCGGCTGTGTATTCTGCGGCCTGTGTTTAGCCGCAGGGTCTCGGCGGCGGCACGCCCACCTGGCCTGCCGCGTGCGCGCAATAGCGATAGGCAGTTCCGTCGTTCTCCTGCACCTCCCAGAACTGCGGACACTGCGGCCAGAACTCCAGCTCCTCGATCACGTCGCGGCGGCGGCGAATGGCGTCGGCCACCCGGTCGATCGCCGGTGAGAAGTGATGACCGAACAGCCCGGCGCGATCGACGTCGGCAAAGCCCGACTGCCCGGCGCAGGACACGACCAGCGGCGCGCGGCCGCCGGCCGCCGCGACGCGGACGCGAGAGGGCGCCGATCCGAACGATTGATACCCGAGGTTGAGGAACTGCAGCGTCATGCCCTCGGCCATGGCGACCGTCGCGCAGACGTGGGAGCCGGCAAAGAATCCGCCCCCGCACGAGACGCGGACGAACTCGATGGCGGGCAGGCCTTCCATGTGCCCCTGCACGAATTGCTGTTCGCGCGTGCCCGCCGCCACGCAACCAGTGGTCAGGCACAGCACCAGGAGTCCCGCCGGTCGCCGCCCGAGCGAGGCGGCTACCACCGGCCGCTCGCACCTCCACCGCCGGACGATCCGCCGCCGAAGCTGCTGCCGCTGCTCGACGAGCCGCCCGAGCTCGAGCCAGAGCCGCTCGAGCCGCCGCCCATCACCCATCCACCGCCGCTGCTCTTCCCGCCGCCCTTACCCTTTGGCGGCCGGAACGAGTCACGCCACGACGCCCGTCCGCCGAGCCGGAACCCGACCACCGCCATCGCCAGCGCGAGGGGTACCAGTGTGAACAGGGCCGCGGTGAAGATGACGAGCAGGGCCATCAGCATCGGCAGGCCGGCAAAGAAGCCGCCGAACAAGATCGGGAACACGGCCTTGGTTCGGAAGCCCAGGCCGATCATGAACGATCCGATGGCGACGAAAATGCCGAGGAAGGGCACGAGGACGAACACCGGCGGTTCGTCCGATGACTGGTTGAACCGCGCCAGCTCCTCGGGCGTGAGCACCTGGTTGCGTTCGACGATGTCGGCGAGGCGGTTGACGCCGGCGGTGATCCCGCCGGCGTAGTCGTCTTCGCGGAAGCGCGGCAGGAACTGCGCGTCGCGAATCTCGCCGGCGAGGCCGTCGGGGAGCACGCCTTCGAGGCCGTAGCCCACCTCGATGCGCATCTCGCGCTCGCCCGGCGCCACCACCACCAGCACACCGTTGTCGGTCTTGGCCTGGCCGACGCCCCACTCCTTGAACATGCGATTCGCGTACTCCTCGACCGACATGCCGTCGAGGGACTTCACGATCGCGACCGCGATCTCGGAAGACGACTTGCGCTCGACCTCGGCGAGCCGCGCCTCGAGCGCGTCTTCGGCCGGCTGGTCAAGCACGCCGGCGAAATCGCTCACGTAGCCGTCAGGCTTGGGGAAGCCCGACTGGGCCAGCACAAGTCCCGCGGCCAGGATCCAGCACGCGCACGCCGCCCCAATTGGTTTCATGGCCCGGCGCTACTTCCCCATCGACTTCTTGATCGCCGCCACCGTGGCTTCGGTGCGGAACGCGATCATCTTCCTGCCGTTCGCGATGGTCTTCTCGATCGGCGCCAGCGGCACGCCGTTAATCGCGAACTTGCCGGCCTTGACGCGCTCCGGCATCCGGATGGCGTCGGTGCTGACCGTGGCGATGATGGCGGAGATGTAGTAATCGTCGTGGTAGCCCTCGAGCTTCTCGTGGATGCCGAGCACCTTCTCCTGGAACTGCTCGACGTCGGCGTAGTTGTAGTACTCGGGGATGAAGTGGACGGCGCCCTGCCCCTTCCATTCCGCGTTGAGCGTGGCGGCAACGTCCTTCATGCCGTTCAGGTTGCCGCCGCTGTCGCCCAGCAACACGATGTTGGTGAAGCCCTGGCCGCGCAAGCTGTTGGACATATCGGTGAGCACGGCGCGATAGGTGGCCTGCGACAACACCACGGTGCCCGGCGACAGGTTGGGCCGCAGCGGGTTACCCGGTTCGAGCGTGACAATCGGCGCCACCAGGGCGTTGCCGAGCGCGCGCGCAATCGATTCGCCGGTGCCCTTGAGCACGTTGTTGTGCTTGCCGGTGGTGAGGAACGGCCCGTTCTCCTCGATGCCTCCCGCCAGGATCAGCGCGGTGGTCTTGCCGGCCTTGATGAGGTCGCGGACCTCGAGCATGGTGAGGTCTTCAATCCACACGCTGTCGTGCATGTCGATGGGCCGGGGCATGTTGGTCACATCCACGCGCGGCTGCGTGTTGACGGACGCCACGCGCCGGTCGCCCGGCGGCGCGGCGGGAGCCTGGGCGTAAGCCGCCAGGGATGTGATGAGCACGAACGCGAGACCCAAGGATGATTTCGTCAACATGCGGAAGCCTCCAACGCCGATGAGGTTACACCACCAACCGGGCGCCGCCACGATTACAAATGAAGACGATGCCCCCTCAGACCAGGGGAACACCGTGCGTTACAATGTGCCAGTTCGGGGCCCGGACGGGACCGCAATGGCCCGGTGCACCGCCAGGAGTTCAAACATGCAGCGATCGACGAAATCGACAGTTACCATGGCCGGCATCGCGCTCGCCTCATTCTTCATCTCCTATTCCGCGCTCACCTCCGCGCAGGGCGGGCAGGCGCCGCCGCCGGCCGCCAACACGCCGCCCAAGCCGCTCGTGCCCGTCGCGGCCAGCTCGGTCGCCGCCAACCCCGATCCGTACATCGGCGAATACGTCACGATGACCGGTGCGGTTGAAGCCAACCTCACGAAGACCGCCTTCTCGGTGGATCAGGACAAGACCAAGTCCACCGGCAAGGACGTGCTGGTGCTCGCGCCCACGCTGCAGAAGCCGGCCGACGCCAACGGCTATGTCACGGTCATCGGCCAGTTGATCAAGTTCGACGCCGCCGAGATCGCGACCAAGCTGAAGGACTACAAGCTCGACCTGTCGCCGGAAGACCAGGCGAAGTTCAAGGGCAAGCCGGTGGTGCTGGCCACGGCGGTGATCAACACCGCGGGTGTGGACATTGCCAAGAAGCCGATTCCGCCGATGTCAACCGACGAACTGGCGCTGCAGAAGATCATGACCAAGCTGCCCCCCGCCCAGGCGGCGCTGCGCAAGGCGCTCGACGGCTCGTCGGCCGACCTCACCAAGGAACAGGCGACGATTCTCAAGACCGCGTTCACCGAGATCGAAACGTTCTTCAAGACCAAGGGCAACGAGGAGGCCACCAAGTGGGCGACCGACGGCAAGCGGCACGCCGACTCGGTGCTGATGAACGTGGCCAACACCAACTTCGACGCCGCCAAGACGTCGATCACGCCGCTCGGAGCGACCTGCGCCAGCTGCCACGGCAAGTACCGCGAACGCATGGAAGACGGCACCTTCCGCATCAAGCCCGGAATCTAGCACCAGGAGGGCGGCACTTCAGTGCCGCCGTTTGATTATCGAGGACCTATGAAAAAGATCGCGCTTGCAGCACTGAGCATCGTCGTCCTGGCCGGTACTTTCGCGGCGGCCCAGCAGGGCCAGCGTCGGCCGCCCGATCCGCGGTCGATGGGTGGCGGCGACTGCCGCGACAACCCCTACAACTGCAACGACGCGGTCAATCCCCTGCCGCCCGCCACCTCGGTGTGGCTGGAAGAGATGACGTGGATGGACGTCCGCGACGCCTTGAAGGCGGGCAAGACCAGCATCATCGTCTCTACCGGGGGCATCGAGCCGAACGGTCCGTGGCTGGTGACGGGCAAGCACAACTACGTGCTGCACGCCAACTGCGAGGCGATTGCGCGCAAGCTGGGCAACGCGTTGTGTGCGCCGATCATCAAGCTGGTGCCCGAGGGCGGCATCGAGCCCAAGACCGGGCACATGCTGTCGCCCGGCACCATGACAATGCGTGAGGAGACGTTCCGCGCGGTGCTCACCGATGCGGCGGAGAGCCTGCAGGCCCACGGCTTCAAGAACGTCATCTTCATCGGCGACAGCGGCGGCAACCAGGCCGGCCAGAAGGCCGTGGCCGAAGCGCTGACGGCGAAGTGGGCCGGCAAGGCGCTGGCGCTGCACATCCCCGAGTACTACGACTACGCCAGCGTGGCGAAGCACATGGAAGGCCAGGGCATCGGCGAGGGCAAGAGCGACGGCATGCACGACGACCCGATCATCACGCTCAACATGTTCATCGACGACCCGAACTCGGTCCGTTATGACGGGCGCGTGAAGGCGGGCAAGGCCAGCATCAACGGCCACTCGATCGCCGACCGCGCCAAGGCGACCGCCCAGGCGAAGCAGATCGTCGAGTTCCGGGCCACCAAGACCGTCGAGGCGATCAATAAGGCGATCGCCGCGAAGGGCGGGAAGTAACACGGCCCTCGACGCCAACCTCGCCCGGCGCTTCC
This genomic interval from Vicinamibacterales bacterium contains the following:
- a CDS encoding creatininase family protein — encoded protein: MKKIALAALSIVVLAGTFAAAQQGQRRPPDPRSMGGGDCRDNPYNCNDAVNPLPPATSVWLEEMTWMDVRDALKAGKTSIIVSTGGIEPNGPWLVTGKHNYVLHANCEAIARKLGNALCAPIIKLVPEGGIEPKTGHMLSPGTMTMREETFRAVLTDAAESLQAHGFKNVIFIGDSGGNQAGQKAVAEALTAKWAGKALALHIPEYYDYASVAKHMEGQGIGEGKSDGMHDDPIITLNMFIDDPNSVRYDGRVKAGKASINGHSIADRAKATAQAKQIVEFRATKTVEAINKAIAAKGGK
- a CDS encoding RNA polymerase sigma factor codes for the protein MRDLALTDMERLGAFDEAERTFQMTEEAFRVFYELTARPVRVYLSRMTGDDRLADDLLQEAYYRFLRSNAAFDSDDHRRNYLFRIATNLVQDHRRRPRVEVAATTAAQESVAAPADAHSADRAAARIDLSRAMEQLKPRERSLLWLAYAQGWSHEEIAVALGVKTASLKAMLFRARHRLAVLLKIPGGRS
- a CDS encoding amidohydrolase family protein — protein: MRNVMLGVCVLVAAAVMGLRGQAPAPAPAPAVRAEGPVLYENARLIPGDGGPVIERSAILVEQRAFARVGRAGEIRAAASVPRVDLSGKTVMPVLIGTHVHPGFQQGLTYSAANYTRETVVSDLARALYFGVGVVQSQGIETGELFYQLRAEQSRGRPGGALLQVAGRGIGAPNAGPGGATYAGIAYEVTTAADGRRAVAELASRQVDMVKIWVDDRNGRAPKLSAPVYRAIIDEAHRRRLRVIAHVFYHRDAVDLVDAGVDAFAHLVRDTEMDEALAAAIVKKNVYVMGNLTTPLKPTYAATPPWLTAGDPMMTLLGAAVQTPVLERMRAYYAKRDPKAVDGARQRYGILQRSLARLNAAGARIVLGADTGLEDHHFGFAEQLELQAMVEAGMTPAQAIVAATSRAAQFLQRTDTGVIATGKRADFLVLDANPLDDITNTRRISRVVIGNSEVDRRALIALMR
- a CDS encoding TPM domain-containing protein encodes the protein MKPIGAACACWILAAGLVLAQSGFPKPDGYVSDFAGVLDQPAEDALEARLAEVERKSSSEIAVAIVKSLDGMSVEEYANRMFKEWGVGQAKTDNGVLVVVAPGEREMRIEVGYGLEGVLPDGLAGEIRDAQFLPRFREDDYAGGITAGVNRLADIVERNQVLTPEELARFNQSSDEPPVFVLVPFLGIFVAIGSFMIGLGFRTKAVFPILFGGFFAGLPMLMALLVIFTAALFTLVPLALAMAVVGFRLGGRASWRDSFRPPKGKGGGKSSGGGWVMGGGSSGSGSSSGGSSSSGSSFGGGSSGGGGASGRW
- a CDS encoding creatininase family protein, producing MLITSLAAYAQAPAAPPGDRRVASVNTQPRVDVTNMPRPIDMHDSVWIEDLTMLEVRDLIKAGKTTALILAGGIEENGPFLTTGKHNNVLKGTGESIARALGNALVAPIVTLEPGNPLRPNLSPGTVVLSQATYRAVLTDMSNSLRGQGFTNIVLLGDSGGNLNGMKDVAATLNAEWKGQGAVHFIPEYYNYADVEQFQEKVLGIHEKLEGYHDDYYISAIIATVSTDAIRMPERVKAGKFAINGVPLAPIEKTIANGRKMIAFRTEATVAAIKKSMGK
- a CDS encoding CDP-alcohol phosphatidyltransferase family protein yields the protein MTDPRRRMSMLRSFTWADLLTIANAACGTISIFLCLDYIATDNRRFFWAAFFLLPGALVFDVLDGYVARLDTRRQSFLGADLDSLADVISFGVAPAVLGFTLGLRGGWDMTILTYFVVCGVSRLARFNATAAELTDAGTGKVKYFEGTPIPTSVLLVLLLGLAFYLGYVDERLWFGVYKVGPALLHPLALIFAASGSAMVSATLRIPKP